One window from the genome of Pseudomonas fluorescens encodes:
- a CDS encoding DUF2214 family protein, translating into MLAHWSLAAIHLLAFALGFWAVLTRGTALRRLAGGVDAVRGVLVADNLWGLSALVLLVTGGMRAFGGYEKGTDYYLHQPLFHLKMTLLLLILLLEIVPMIALIKWRMALGKGRAIDPSKAGRLARISHIEALLLILMVVAATGMARGVGLG; encoded by the coding sequence ATGTTGGCTCATTGGTCGCTTGCGGCAATTCATCTGCTGGCGTTCGCCCTCGGGTTTTGGGCGGTGCTGACGCGCGGCACGGCGCTACGGCGCCTGGCGGGCGGTGTGGACGCGGTGCGGGGTGTCTTGGTTGCAGACAACCTGTGGGGCCTGTCGGCCCTGGTGCTGTTGGTGACCGGGGGGATGCGCGCTTTCGGCGGGTACGAAAAAGGCACGGATTACTACCTGCATCAGCCGCTTTTTCACTTGAAGATGACGTTGCTGCTGCTGATTCTGCTGCTAGAGATCGTGCCGATGATCGCCTTGATCAAATGGCGGATGGCACTGGGCAAAGGGAGGGCGATCGATCCTTCGAAAGCCGGCCGACTTGCACGGATCAGCCACATCGAAGCCTTGTTACTGATCTTGATGGTCGTCGCCGCCACAGGCATGGCGCGCGGCGTTGGCTTGGGCTGA
- the rbsK gene encoding ribokinase, with the protein MPAKVVVIGSLNMDLVTRAPRLPRGGETLIGESFATIPGGKGANQAVAAARLGAQVSMVGCVGDDAYGEQLRGALLAEGIDCQAVRVEQGSSGVALIVVDDNSQNAIVIVAGANGALTAEVLDGVDDVLQSADVIICQLEVPDATVGHALKRGRALGKIVILNPAPASHALPADWYACIDYLIPNESEAAVLSGLAVDSLETAEAAAAHLIAAGAGKVIVTLGAQGLMFANGASFEHFPAPRVKAVDTTAAGDTFVGGFAAALACGKSEVDAIRFGQVAAALSVTRAGAQPSIPTLLEVQAFKS; encoded by the coding sequence ATGCCAGCAAAAGTAGTGGTGATAGGCAGTCTGAACATGGACCTGGTGACCCGGGCGCCGCGCTTGCCCCGTGGCGGTGAAACACTGATCGGCGAGTCGTTCGCCACCATTCCGGGTGGCAAGGGCGCCAACCAGGCGGTAGCCGCCGCGCGCCTGGGGGCGCAGGTGTCGATGGTCGGTTGCGTGGGCGACGATGCCTATGGCGAGCAATTGCGCGGCGCATTGCTGGCCGAGGGCATCGACTGCCAGGCGGTCCGCGTGGAGCAGGGCTCCAGTGGCGTGGCGCTGATTGTCGTCGACGACAACAGCCAGAATGCGATCGTTATCGTCGCCGGTGCCAACGGTGCGCTCACCGCCGAGGTCCTGGACGGTGTCGATGACGTGCTGCAAAGCGCCGATGTCATCATCTGCCAGCTCGAAGTGCCGGATGCCACCGTCGGCCATGCCCTCAAGCGCGGGCGGGCGTTGGGCAAAATCGTCATCCTCAACCCAGCGCCGGCTTCCCATGCGTTGCCCGCCGACTGGTATGCCTGCATCGACTACTTGATTCCCAATGAAAGCGAAGCCGCGGTGCTGAGCGGGCTGGCGGTGGATTCCCTGGAAACCGCAGAGGCCGCCGCAGCGCATTTGATCGCCGCCGGTGCCGGCAAGGTGATCGTCACCCTGGGGGCCCAGGGGCTGATGTTCGCCAACGGCGCCAGCTTCGAGCATTTCCCGGCCCCGCGGGTCAAGGCCGTGGATACCACGGCCGCCGGGGATACCTTTGTCGGCGGCTTCGCGGCAGCCTTGGCCTGCGGCAAAAGCGAGGTCGATGCGATTCGTTTCGGCCAGGTCGCCGCCGCGCTGTCGGTCACCCGCGCCGGCGCGCAACCTTCAATCCCCACGTTGCTGGAAGTACAGGCTTTCAAATCATGA
- the cysS gene encoding cysteine--tRNA ligase: MLTIYNTLTKSKEVFKPLDGNKVRMYVCGMTVYDYCHLGHGRSMVAFDLVTRWLRFSGYDLTYVRNITDIDDKIINRANENGESFEALTERMIAAMHEDEARLNIKKPDMEPRATDHIPGMHAMIQTLIDKGYAYAPGNGDVYYRVGKFMGYGKLSRKKIEDLRIGARIEVDESKQDPLDFVLWKAAKPGEPSWESPWGAGRPGWHIECSVMSTCCLGETFDIHGGGSDLEFPHHENEIAQSEAATGKTYANAWMHCGMIRINGEKMSKSLNNFFTIRDVLDKYHPEVVRYLLVSSHYRSAINYSEDNLKDAKGALERFYHALKGLPAVPPAGGEAFVARFTEVMNDDFGTPEACAVLFEMVREINRLRESDLNAAAGLAARLKELASVLGVLQLEADDFLQAGAAGRVDAAEVEALIQARLAARANKDWAESDRIRDQLTAMGVVLEDGKGGTTWRLAD; encoded by the coding sequence GTGCTTACGATCTACAACACGCTCACCAAGAGCAAAGAAGTCTTCAAGCCGCTGGATGGCAACAAGGTGCGCATGTACGTCTGCGGGATGACCGTGTACGACTACTGCCACCTCGGCCATGGTCGCAGCATGGTCGCCTTCGACCTGGTGACCCGCTGGCTGCGGTTCAGCGGTTATGACCTGACCTACGTGCGCAACATCACTGACATCGACGACAAGATCATCAACCGCGCCAATGAGAACGGCGAGTCGTTCGAAGCGTTGACCGAGCGCATGATCGCGGCGATGCACGAAGATGAAGCGCGCCTGAACATCAAGAAGCCGGACATGGAGCCGCGTGCCACCGACCATATTCCGGGCATGCATGCGATGATCCAGACCTTGATCGACAAGGGCTACGCCTACGCCCCGGGCAATGGTGACGTGTACTACCGCGTCGGCAAGTTCATGGGCTATGGCAAGCTGTCGCGCAAGAAGATCGAAGACCTGCGCATCGGCGCACGCATCGAAGTCGACGAGTCGAAGCAGGACCCGCTGGACTTCGTGCTGTGGAAGGCGGCCAAGCCGGGCGAGCCGAGTTGGGAATCGCCATGGGGCGCCGGGCGTCCGGGCTGGCACATCGAATGCTCGGTGATGTCCACCTGCTGCCTGGGCGAGACCTTCGACATTCATGGCGGCGGCAGCGACCTGGAATTCCCCCACCACGAAAACGAAATCGCCCAGAGCGAAGCGGCCACCGGCAAGACCTACGCCAACGCGTGGATGCATTGCGGCATGATCCGGATCAACGGCGAGAAGATGTCCAAGTCCTTGAACAACTTCTTCACCATCCGCGACGTGCTCGACAAGTATCACCCGGAAGTCGTGCGTTACCTGTTGGTGTCGAGCCACTATCGCAGCGCCATCAACTACTCGGAAGATAACCTCAAGGACGCCAAGGGTGCCCTGGAGCGTTTCTATCATGCGTTGAAGGGCCTGCCCGCCGTGCCGCCTGCCGGTGGCGAAGCGTTCGTGGCGCGTTTCACCGAAGTGATGAACGACGACTTCGGCACGCCGGAAGCCTGCGCGGTGCTGTTCGAGATGGTGCGTGAGATCAACCGCCTGCGTGAGAGCGATCTCAATGCCGCGGCTGGCCTGGCGGCCCGCCTGAAAGAACTGGCCAGCGTGCTGGGTGTGTTGCAGCTCGAAGCCGATGACTTCCTGCAGGCCGGTGCCGCAGGCCGTGTGGACGCCGCCGAGGTGGAGGCATTGATCCAGGCGCGCCTGGCTGCCCGGGCCAACAAGGATTGGGCCGAATCCGACCGCATCCGCGACCAGCTCACCGCCATGGGCGTGGTGCTGGAAGACGGGAAGGGCGGGACGACCTGGCGTCTGGCGGACTGA
- a CDS encoding ABC transporter permease, whose amino-acid sequence MKTASAVGKSSGNFYGLGTYLGLAGALLAMVALFSTLSSHFLSYDTFSTLANQIPDLMVLAVGMTFILIIGGIDLSVGSVLALAASTVSVAVLGWGWSVWPSALLGMAVAALAGTVTGSITVAWRIPSFIVSLGVLEMARGLAYQMTGSRTAYIGDSFAWLSNPIAFGISPSFIIALLVIFIAQAVLTRTVFGRYLIGIGTNEEAVRLAGINPKPYKILVFSLMGLLAGVAALFQISRLEAADPNAGSGLELQVIAAVVIGGTSLMGGRGSVISTFFGVLIISVLAAGLAQIGATEPTKRIITGAVIVVAVVLDTYRSQRASRRG is encoded by the coding sequence ATGAAAACCGCATCTGCCGTCGGCAAATCGAGTGGCAACTTCTATGGCCTCGGGACCTACCTGGGCCTGGCCGGCGCACTGCTGGCCATGGTCGCGCTGTTCTCAACCCTGAGCAGCCATTTCCTGTCCTATGACACGTTCAGCACCTTGGCCAACCAGATTCCCGATCTGATGGTGCTGGCGGTCGGCATGACGTTCATCCTGATCATCGGCGGCATCGACCTGTCGGTGGGCTCGGTGCTGGCACTGGCGGCCTCGACGGTCAGCGTGGCCGTGCTCGGCTGGGGCTGGAGCGTCTGGCCGTCGGCCTTGCTCGGTATGGCCGTGGCGGCGCTGGCGGGTACGGTCACCGGTTCGATCACCGTTGCGTGGCGGATTCCATCGTTCATCGTCTCCCTCGGCGTGCTGGAAATGGCCCGGGGCCTGGCGTACCAGATGACCGGTTCCCGGACCGCCTACATCGGCGACTCGTTCGCCTGGCTGTCCAACCCCATCGCCTTTGGTATCTCGCCTTCGTTCATCATCGCCTTGCTGGTGATCTTCATTGCCCAGGCGGTGCTGACCCGCACAGTGTTCGGTCGCTACCTGATCGGCATCGGCACCAATGAAGAAGCCGTGCGCCTGGCCGGCATCAATCCAAAGCCCTACAAGATCCTGGTGTTCAGCCTGATGGGCTTGCTGGCCGGCGTGGCGGCGTTGTTCCAGATTTCCCGCCTGGAAGCCGCGGACCCGAACGCCGGCTCAGGGCTGGAACTGCAGGTGATCGCGGCGGTGGTCATCGGCGGTACCAGCCTGATGGGTGGGCGAGGCTCGGTCATCAGTACCTTCTTTGGCGTGTTGATCATCTCCGTGCTGGCGGCGGGTCTGGCGCAGATCGGCGCTACCGAGCCGACCAAGCGCATCATCACCGGTGCGGTGATCGTGGTGGCGGTCGTGCTCGATACCTATCGCAGTCAGCGCGCCAGTCGGCGGGGTTGA
- a CDS encoding sugar ABC transporter ATP-binding protein gives MSVRDPNAVLCVSGIGKTYAQPVLTDINLTLMRGEVLALTGENGAGKSTLSKIIGGLVTPTTGQMQFQGQDYRPGSRTQAEELGVRMVMQELNLLPTLSVAENLFLDNLPSHGGWISRKQLRKAAIEAMAQVGLDAIDPDTLVGELGIGHQQMVEIARNLIGDCHVLILDEPTAMLTAREVEMLFEQITRLQARGVAIIYISHRLEELARVAQRIAVLRDGNLVCVEPMANYDSEQLVTLMVGRELGEHIDLGPRQIGAPALTVKGLTRSDKVRDVSFEVRSGEIFGISGLIGAGRTELLRLIFGADPADSGTVALGSPARVVSIRSPSDAVAHGIALITEDRKGEGLLLTQSIAANIALGNMPEISSAGLVNGSAELALAQRQVDAMRIRSSSPTQLVSELSGGNQQKVVIGRWLERDCAVMLFDEPTRGIDVGAKFDIYALLGELTRQGKALVVVSSDLRELMLICDRIGVLSAGRLIDTFERDSWTQDDLLAAAFAGYQKRDALLNDAAPRDFS, from the coding sequence ATGTCCGTTCGCGACCCGAACGCTGTCCTGTGCGTCAGCGGTATCGGCAAGACCTATGCCCAGCCGGTACTGACCGATATCAACCTGACGTTGATGCGCGGTGAAGTGCTGGCCCTGACCGGTGAAAATGGCGCCGGCAAAAGCACCCTGTCCAAGATCATCGGCGGGCTGGTGACGCCGACGACCGGGCAGATGCAGTTTCAGGGGCAGGATTATCGTCCTGGCAGCCGGACCCAGGCTGAAGAGCTGGGTGTGCGCATGGTGATGCAGGAACTCAACCTGCTGCCGACCCTGTCCGTGGCTGAAAACCTATTCCTCGACAACCTGCCCAGCCACGGCGGCTGGATCAGTCGCAAGCAATTGCGCAAGGCGGCCATCGAGGCCATGGCCCAGGTGGGGCTCGATGCGATCGATCCCGACACGCTGGTCGGCGAGCTGGGGATCGGTCACCAGCAGATGGTCGAGATCGCCCGCAACCTGATTGGCGATTGCCATGTGCTGATTCTCGATGAGCCGACCGCCATGCTGACGGCCCGCGAAGTCGAAATGCTCTTTGAGCAGATCACCCGCTTGCAGGCGCGTGGCGTGGCGATCATCTACATTTCCCATCGTCTCGAAGAACTGGCGCGGGTCGCCCAGCGCATTGCGGTACTGCGCGATGGCAACCTGGTCTGCGTCGAGCCGATGGCCAACTACGACAGCGAGCAACTGGTGACCCTGATGGTCGGCCGGGAGCTGGGCGAGCATATCGACCTTGGCCCTCGCCAGATCGGCGCGCCGGCGTTGACCGTTAAAGGCCTGACCCGTTCCGACAAGGTCCGCGACGTGTCCTTCGAAGTCCGCAGTGGCGAGATCTTCGGCATCTCTGGCCTGATCGGGGCAGGGCGCACCGAACTGTTGCGGCTGATCTTCGGTGCCGATCCGGCCGACAGCGGCACGGTGGCGCTGGGTTCGCCGGCCCGGGTGGTGAGCATTCGCTCGCCGTCCGATGCGGTGGCCCATGGCATCGCGTTGATCACCGAAGACCGCAAGGGCGAAGGCTTGCTGCTGACGCAGTCCATCGCCGCGAACATTGCCCTGGGTAACATGCCGGAGATTTCCAGTGCCGGCCTGGTCAACGGCAGCGCCGAACTGGCCTTGGCGCAGCGCCAGGTCGATGCCATGCGCATCCGCAGTTCCAGCCCGACCCAGTTGGTGTCCGAGCTGTCGGGCGGCAACCAGCAGAAGGTCGTGATCGGTCGTTGGCTTGAACGCGATTGCGCGGTCATGCTGTTCGACGAGCCGACCCGTGGCATCGACGTCGGCGCCAAATTCGACATTTATGCGCTGCTCGGCGAGCTGACTCGCCAGGGCAAGGCGCTGGTCGTGGTGTCCAGTGACCTGCGGGAACTGATGTTGATCTGCGACCGAATCGGCGTGCTGTCCGCCGGGCGCCTGATCGACACCTTCGAGCGCGACAGCTGGACCCAGGATGACTTGCTTGCCGCCGCATTCGCCGGCTACCAGAAACGTGATGCGTTGCTCAACGATGCAGCGCCTAGGGATTTTTCATGA
- a CDS encoding LacI family DNA-binding transcriptional regulator: MATIKDVAALAGISYTTVSHVVNKTRPVSEEVRLKVEAAIERLDYVPSAVARSLKAKTTATIGLLVPNSLNPYFAELARGIEDYCERNGYCVILCNSDDNPDKQRSYLRVLLEKRIDGLIFASAGGDVGLAEGLASVRTPMVIVDRGLEGVDADLVRIDHEYGAYLATRHLLELGHHDIAFIGGPADTSVAQMRLAGYCRALKEAGIELPVERMLESDFTSTGGYRAAAQLLEQRPPSAIFAANDMIGIGVLRAAAERNVRVPSELSVIGFDDIQMSRYVYPALTTVGQSILQLGEMAAEVLLRRIATPGLATDQRIVTPSIVLRESTAPLSGTFAQYR; encoded by the coding sequence ATGGCGACGATCAAGGATGTAGCAGCGCTCGCGGGGATTTCCTACACCACCGTGTCCCACGTGGTGAACAAGACGCGGCCGGTCAGCGAAGAAGTGCGGCTCAAGGTCGAGGCGGCCATCGAGCGCCTGGACTATGTGCCCAGCGCCGTGGCCCGGTCGCTCAAGGCCAAGACCACGGCGACCATCGGCCTGCTGGTGCCCAACAGCCTCAACCCTTACTTTGCCGAGTTGGCCCGGGGCATCGAGGATTACTGTGAGCGCAACGGCTATTGCGTGATCCTGTGCAACTCCGACGACAACCCGGACAAGCAACGCAGCTACCTGCGGGTGCTGCTGGAAAAACGCATCGATGGCCTGATCTTCGCGTCCGCCGGAGGCGATGTCGGCCTGGCCGAGGGCCTGGCCAGCGTGCGCACGCCCATGGTGATCGTCGACCGCGGGCTCGAGGGCGTCGACGCGGACCTGGTGCGCATCGATCATGAATACGGCGCCTACCTGGCGACCCGGCACCTGCTGGAGTTGGGTCACCACGACATCGCCTTCATCGGCGGCCCGGCCGATACCAGCGTGGCGCAGATGCGCCTGGCCGGTTACTGCCGGGCGCTGAAAGAGGCCGGGATCGAGCTGCCCGTCGAGCGTATGCTCGAAAGCGATTTCACCAGTACCGGCGGTTACCGCGCCGCTGCGCAACTGCTTGAACAGCGGCCGCCCAGCGCGATCTTCGCGGCCAACGACATGATCGGCATCGGTGTGCTGCGCGCCGCGGCTGAACGCAATGTGCGCGTGCCCAGCGAACTGTCGGTCATCGGTTTCGATGACATCCAGATGAGCCGCTATGTCTACCCGGCGTTGACCACGGTGGGGCAGTCGATCCTGCAGCTCGGGGAGATGGCGGCCGAAGTGCTGCTGCGGCGTATCGCTACGCCGGGCCTTGCCACCGACCAGCGGATCGTGACGCCGAGTATTGTCTTGCGAGAGTCGACTGCACCGCTGTCCGGTACATTCGCCCAATACCGCTGA
- a CDS encoding nucleoside hydrolase, which translates to MHRYAEKMHQLIRSLLLLSLITATSAQAAEKIDLIIDTDPGADDVVALLFALASPEELHIRALTTVAGNVRLDKTSRNARLAREWAGREDVPVYAGAPKPLMRTPIYAENIHGKEGLSGVTVHEPKKGLAEGNAVNYLIDTLKAAKPHSITIAMLGPQTNLALALVQEPDIVQGIKEVVIMGGAHFNGGNITPVAEFNLFADPQAAEVVAKSSVKLTYLPLDVTHKILTSEARLKQIAALNNNASKLVGDILNEYVKGDMEHYGMTGGPVHDATVIAYLLKPQLFTGRSVNVVVDSREGPTFGQTIVDWYDGLKAPKNAFWVENGDAQGFFDLLTERLARLK; encoded by the coding sequence ATGCACCGCTATGCTGAGAAAATGCATCAACTGATCCGGAGTCTGCTGCTTTTGTCATTGATCACTGCAACGAGCGCCCAGGCGGCGGAAAAGATCGACCTGATCATCGACACCGACCCAGGCGCCGACGACGTGGTGGCGCTGCTGTTCGCCCTGGCGTCGCCCGAGGAGCTGCATATCCGTGCGCTGACCACCGTCGCCGGCAATGTGCGCCTGGACAAGACCTCGCGCAACGCTCGCCTGGCCCGTGAATGGGCGGGGCGCGAAGACGTGCCGGTCTACGCCGGTGCGCCGAAACCCTTGATGCGCACGCCCATCTACGCAGAAAACATCCATGGCAAGGAAGGCCTGTCGGGTGTCACGGTGCACGAGCCGAAGAAGGGGCTCGCCGAAGGCAATGCCGTCAACTACCTGATCGACACGCTGAAGGCGGCCAAGCCCCACAGCATCACCATTGCCATGCTGGGGCCGCAGACCAACCTGGCGCTGGCGTTGGTCCAGGAACCGGACATTGTCCAGGGCATCAAGGAAGTGGTGATCATGGGCGGTGCGCACTTCAACGGCGGCAATATCACCCCGGTGGCCGAGTTCAATCTGTTCGCCGATCCGCAGGCGGCCGAGGTGGTGGCCAAGAGCAGCGTGAAGCTGACCTACCTGCCATTGGACGTGACCCACAAGATTCTCACCAGCGAGGCGCGCCTGAAGCAGATCGCGGCGCTGAACAACAATGCCAGCAAGCTGGTGGGCGATATCCTCAACGAATACGTCAAGGGCGACATGGAGCACTACGGCATGACGGGCGGGCCGGTGCATGATGCGACCGTGATTGCCTACCTGCTCAAGCCGCAATTGTTCACTGGCCGTTCGGTCAATGTCGTGGTGGACAGTCGCGAGGGCCCGACGTTCGGGCAGACCATCGTCGACTGGTACGATGGCCTGAAAGCGCCGAAGAACGCGTTCTGGGTGGAAAACGGCGATGCCCAGGGGTTCTTTGACTTGCTGACCGAGCGCCTGGCGCGCCTGAAGTAA
- the csrA gene encoding carbon storage regulator CsrA produces MLILTRKVGESINIGDDITITILGVSGQQVRIGINAPKNVAVHREEIYQRIQAGLTAPDKPQTP; encoded by the coding sequence ATGCTGATACTCACCCGCAAAGTCGGTGAAAGCATAAATATTGGTGACGACATCACGATCACCATTCTGGGCGTTAGCGGCCAACAAGTACGGATCGGCATCAACGCCCCGAAAAACGTTGCGGTGCATCGTGAAGAGATCTATCAGCGTATTCAGGCCGGCCTTACCGCCCCTGACAAGCCGCAAACTCCCTGA
- a CDS encoding I78 family peptidase inhibitor, with protein MPWKLASLSTLLAAMFLSGCSSTSESTPEPVAAETGHSRCEAKAAEFAIGKKASPQLLEQARTRAGAQNARILKPNDMVTLEYRSDRLNLNTDANLVINRVNCG; from the coding sequence ATGCCTTGGAAGCTCGCGTCATTGAGTACTTTGCTGGCCGCCATGTTCTTGAGCGGTTGCAGCAGCACCTCTGAATCGACCCCCGAACCTGTGGCGGCCGAGACCGGTCACAGCCGCTGCGAAGCAAAGGCCGCCGAGTTCGCGATTGGCAAGAAGGCCTCGCCACAGTTGCTGGAGCAGGCCCGTACCCGTGCCGGCGCGCAGAATGCCCGGATCCTCAAGCCCAACGACATGGTCACGCTCGAGTACCGCTCCGATCGCCTGAACCTCAATACCGATGCCAACCTGGTGATCAACCGGGTGAACTGTGGCTGA
- a CDS encoding DUF1654 domain-containing protein encodes MPTVKYCMPVQLNKDNPVATPSAATTPLDSYTRLGLRVSKIINAPTAQKAKAALIFRLPDEPVDEWERLLEEIDENDNVTLAYRDDGGVQVFWVVPKED; translated from the coding sequence ATGCCTACGGTTAAATACTGTATGCCCGTACAGCTTAATAAGGATAATCCTGTGGCCACCCCCTCCGCTGCAACCACCCCCTTAGATTCCTATACACGACTCGGCCTCCGGGTCTCGAAAATCATCAACGCCCCCACCGCGCAAAAAGCCAAGGCCGCCCTGATCTTCCGCCTACCCGACGAGCCGGTGGATGAGTGGGAGCGCCTCCTGGAAGAAATCGACGAGAACGACAACGTGACCCTCGCCTATCGCGACGATGGTGGTGTGCAGGTTTTCTGGGTTGTGCCGAAGGAAGATTGA
- a CDS encoding endonuclease codes for MSVRCLAFLLVFIAMGAQAGAPRTFNEAKKIAWKLYAPQSTEFYCGCKYTGNRVNLAACGYVPRKNASRAARIEWEHIVPAWQIGHQRQCWQEGGRKNCTRYDPVYQRAEADLHNLVPSIGEVNGDRSNFSFGWLPEQKGQYGSCLTQVDFKAKKVMPRPSIRGMIARTYFYMSKQYGLRLSKQDRRLYEAWDKTYPVESWERQRNQSVACVMGRGNEFVGPVDMKACG; via the coding sequence ATGAGTGTTCGCTGTTTAGCTTTTTTGCTTGTGTTCATCGCCATGGGCGCACAGGCCGGCGCCCCGCGCACCTTCAACGAAGCCAAGAAAATCGCCTGGAAGCTCTATGCTCCGCAATCCACCGAGTTCTACTGCGGCTGTAAGTACACCGGCAATCGCGTGAACCTGGCCGCCTGCGGTTACGTACCGCGCAAGAATGCCAGCCGTGCTGCCCGCATCGAGTGGGAGCATATTGTCCCGGCCTGGCAGATCGGCCATCAGCGTCAATGCTGGCAAGAAGGCGGTCGCAAGAACTGCACCCGCTATGATCCAGTCTATCAACGGGCCGAGGCCGACCTGCACAACCTGGTGCCGAGCATCGGGGAAGTGAATGGCGATCGCAGCAATTTCAGTTTTGGCTGGCTGCCGGAGCAAAAGGGCCAATACGGCTCATGCCTGACCCAGGTGGATTTCAAGGCCAAGAAGGTCATGCCCCGTCCTTCCATCCGGGGGATGATCGCCCGGACCTATTTCTACATGAGCAAGCAATATGGCCTGCGCCTGTCGAAACAGGACCGGCGCCTGTATGAAGCCTGGGACAAGACCTACCCGGTCGAAAGCTGGGAACGTCAGCGCAACCAGAGCGTGGCGTGCGTCATGGGACGCGGGAACGAGTTCGTGGGACCGGTGGACATGAAGGCCTGCGGTTGA
- a CDS encoding sugar ABC transporter substrate-binding protein: protein MKLPFAGRLLAVAMLAAASAALPISSAFAQTAEKPKVALVMKSLANEFFLTMEDGAKAYQKEHSADFDLISNGIKDETDTANQIRIVEQMIVSKVDALIIAPADSKAMVPVIKKAVDAGITVINIDNQLDPAVVKSKNINVPFVGPDNRKGARLVGEYLAKQLKAGDEVGIIEGVSTTTNAQARTAGFKDAMEAAQVKVVSLQSGDWEINKGNQVAASMLSEYPNIKALLAGNDSMAVGAVSAVRAAGKAGKVQVVGYDNINAIKPMLKDGRVLATADQFAAKQAVFGIETALKMLKGEKVDSGTNGVIETPVELVTKP from the coding sequence ATGAAGTTGCCATTCGCTGGACGCCTTCTCGCTGTTGCCATGCTCGCGGCCGCATCCGCTGCGCTGCCTATCTCCTCGGCATTCGCCCAGACCGCAGAAAAGCCCAAGGTTGCCCTGGTTATGAAATCCCTGGCCAACGAATTCTTCCTGACCATGGAAGACGGCGCCAAGGCTTATCAGAAGGAACACTCCGCCGATTTCGACCTGATCTCCAACGGGATCAAGGATGAAACCGACACCGCCAACCAGATCCGCATCGTCGAGCAGATGATCGTGTCCAAGGTCGATGCCCTGATCATCGCGCCAGCGGACTCCAAGGCCATGGTGCCGGTGATCAAGAAAGCCGTGGATGCCGGCATCACGGTCATCAACATCGATAACCAACTCGATCCGGCCGTGGTCAAGAGCAAGAACATCAACGTACCGTTCGTAGGCCCTGACAACCGCAAGGGCGCGCGGCTGGTGGGCGAGTACCTGGCCAAGCAACTCAAGGCCGGTGACGAAGTCGGCATCATCGAAGGTGTCTCCACCACTACCAACGCCCAGGCACGCACCGCGGGCTTCAAGGATGCGATGGAGGCGGCGCAGGTCAAGGTCGTGTCCCTGCAATCCGGCGACTGGGAAATCAACAAGGGCAACCAGGTTGCCGCGTCGATGCTCAGCGAATACCCGAACATCAAGGCACTGCTGGCCGGCAACGACAGCATGGCGGTCGGTGCCGTATCGGCCGTGCGCGCGGCGGGCAAGGCCGGCAAAGTACAGGTGGTCGGCTACGACAACATCAATGCCATCAAGCCAATGCTCAAGGACGGTCGTGTCCTGGCGACTGCCGACCAGTTCGCCGCCAAGCAGGCCGTGTTCGGCATCGAAACAGCGCTGAAGATGCTCAAGGGCGAAAAAGTCGACAGCGGTACCAACGGCGTTATCGAAACTCCGGTCGAGCTGGTGACCAAGCCGTAA
- the rbsD gene encoding D-ribose pyranase has translation MKKTPLLNVALSRLIASLGHGDKVVIGDAGLPVPPQVELIDLALTHGIPDFVSTLKVVLSEMQVESHVLAEEILDKQPLALATLETLNAEGALGERALVSHEQFKVISRQARAIIRTGECSPYCNIVLVAGVTF, from the coding sequence ATGAAAAAGACGCCGTTATTGAATGTGGCACTGTCCCGACTGATCGCTTCCCTCGGCCATGGCGACAAGGTGGTCATCGGGGATGCCGGCCTGCCCGTGCCGCCCCAGGTCGAATTGATCGACCTGGCCCTGACCCATGGCATTCCTGACTTCGTCAGCACCTTGAAGGTGGTGCTCAGCGAAATGCAGGTGGAAAGCCATGTCCTGGCCGAGGAAATCCTCGACAAACAGCCGTTGGCCCTGGCAACCCTAGAGACGCTGAATGCCGAGGGGGCGTTGGGTGAGCGGGCGTTGGTCAGCCATGAGCAATTCAAGGTCATCAGCCGACAGGCACGGGCGATCATTCGCACAGGCGAATGCTCGCCGTACTGCAATATCGTGCTGGTCGCTGGAGTGACGTTCTAA